One region of Polaribacter pectinis genomic DNA includes:
- a CDS encoding hydroxymethylglutaryl-CoA lyase gives MKKVKIIECPRDAMQGIKSHFISTEKKALYINSLLKVGFDTIDFGSFVSPKAIPQMRDTAAVLAKLDLSKTESKLLAIIANIRGANDAAQFEEIDYLGYPFSISENFQMRNTHKTIAESIETLDGILNIADKSNKEVVAYLSMGFGNPYGDPWNVDIVGNWTEKLSKMGVKILSLSDTVGTSTPEVIDYLFSNLIPKYPQIEFGAHLHTTPDKWHEKVDAAFKAGCHRFDGAIKGYGGCPMAKDELTGNMPTEKLLSYFTAVKADTNVKPMSFESAYNKALEIFI, from the coding sequence ATGAAAAAAGTCAAAATTATAGAATGTCCACGTGATGCAATGCAAGGAATAAAATCTCATTTTATTTCCACAGAAAAAAAGGCATTATATATCAACTCTTTATTAAAAGTTGGTTTCGATACTATTGATTTTGGAAGTTTTGTATCACCAAAAGCGATTCCGCAAATGCGAGATACAGCAGCAGTTTTAGCAAAGTTAGATTTGTCTAAAACAGAAAGTAAATTGTTAGCGATTATTGCCAATATTCGTGGTGCAAATGACGCTGCACAATTTGAGGAAATAGATTATTTAGGATATCCTTTTTCTATTTCAGAGAATTTTCAAATGCGTAACACTCACAAAACAATTGCAGAATCTATAGAAACTTTAGACGGAATTTTAAATATTGCAGACAAATCTAATAAAGAAGTTGTAGCTTATTTATCAATGGGTTTTGGAAATCCTTATGGAGATCCTTGGAATGTAGATATTGTTGGAAATTGGACAGAAAAATTGTCTAAAATGGGCGTTAAAATTTTATCGCTTTCAGATACAGTTGGTACTTCTACACCAGAAGTTATCGATTATTTGTTTTCTAATTTAATTCCTAAATATCCACAAATAGAATTCGGCGCACATTTACACACAACTCCAGACAAATGGCATGAGAAAGTAGATGCTGCTTTTAAAGCTGGTTGCCACAGGTTTGATGGTGCAATAAAAGGTTATGGAGGTTGCCCAATGGCAAAAGATGAATTGACAGGAAACATGCCAACAGAAAAGTTATTATCTTATTTTACTGCAGTAAAAGCAGATACAAATGTAAAGCCAATGAGTTTTGAAAGTGCTTATAATAAGGCTTTAGAGATTTTTATTTAA
- a CDS encoding phosphatase PAP2 family protein: protein MLDSIINLDKQLLVFLNNLGNEQWDPFWLAVTNQFHWSPLFLLVFFLIIKSFGWKRGGFMILSMIILVAFSDQFTNLIKDTVQRLRPNNDPEIKDLLRTLINPQSYSFMSGHATTSTFFTVYVTLLLKGKYKYIYLLLFFPAIFAYSRLYLGVHFPIDIFVGITIGTIFANLYFTLYKKIDKVSFA from the coding sequence TTGTTAGACTCTATCATAAATTTAGACAAGCAATTACTAGTTTTTTTAAATAATCTAGGAAATGAACAATGGGATCCATTTTGGTTGGCAGTAACTAACCAATTTCACTGGAGCCCATTGTTCCTTCTTGTTTTTTTTCTAATTATAAAATCTTTTGGGTGGAAACGTGGAGGTTTTATGATTTTATCTATGATAATTTTGGTAGCTTTTTCAGATCAGTTTACCAATTTAATTAAAGACACAGTTCAAAGATTAAGACCCAATAACGATCCAGAAATAAAAGATCTTTTAAGAACTCTAATTAATCCACAGAGTTATAGTTTTATGTCTGGCCATGCAACAACATCTACTTTTTTTACAGTTTATGTTACATTGCTTTTAAAAGGAAAATATAAATATATTTACTTGCTTTTATTTTTTCCTGCAATATTTGCGTATAGCAGATTGTATTTAGGAGTACATTTTCCAATAGATATTTTCGTAGGAATTACCATCGGAACAATTTTTGCAAATTTATATTTTACACTCTATAAAAAGATAGACAAAGTTTCTTTTGCTTAA
- a CDS encoding bifunctional metallophosphatase/5'-nucleotidase has translation MKITKSILFFLSIIMLSSCSKDDKKIEFTFLQLNDVYEIAPIQGGEFGGMARVETVHKDLLKENPNTMLFLAGDFLNPSLLGTLKVDGERIRGKQMVDVMNAMNFDLVAFGNHEFDVSEKDLQKRLNESNFPWISANVKLKTKEAAIPFYKEINGVKESVGETFIKELKDADGTKIKIGFISVCIPSNPKEYVEYGNMFVKARASYAAIKDSVDVVFGLTHVKVANDKRIAKLIPDLPLIMGGHEHTNSNNFVGNVQISKADANAKTVFIHRISYDKKTKKIVVKSELKEINSSIKTDEKVGEVVAKWQNILETKIKEVIPNPDEVIYKTEIPLDGRDTPIRSSQTNLGQIITKAMSFSYDDTVDCAIVNGGSIRIDDQLRGSITPVDIFRVLPYGGAIVKVKIKGRLLKRVLDYGVLAKGTGAYLHRFNIEKVEENWMIKDKTLNSNQIYTVAFSDYLLKGFDIPFLSDKNKEVLSVYHPKESELSFDIRKAVVEYLKLETKKSAID, from the coding sequence ATGAAAATTACAAAATCAATCTTATTTTTTTTATCAATAATTATGCTATCCTCTTGTTCTAAAGATGATAAAAAAATAGAATTTACTTTTTTACAATTAAATGATGTTTATGAAATTGCACCCATTCAAGGAGGAGAGTTTGGCGGAATGGCAAGAGTAGAAACTGTTCATAAAGATTTATTGAAAGAAAACCCAAACACAATGTTGTTTTTGGCTGGTGATTTTTTAAATCCGTCTTTATTAGGAACTTTAAAAGTAGATGGAGAAAGAATTCGTGGAAAACAAATGGTAGATGTTATGAATGCTATGAATTTCGATTTAGTAGCTTTTGGAAATCATGAGTTTGATGTGTCAGAAAAAGACTTACAGAAAAGATTAAATGAAAGTAATTTTCCTTGGATTTCTGCCAATGTAAAATTAAAAACAAAAGAAGCAGCAATTCCTTTTTATAAAGAGATAAATGGAGTAAAAGAATCAGTTGGGGAAACTTTTATTAAAGAGTTAAAAGATGCAGATGGCACAAAAATTAAAATTGGTTTTATAAGTGTTTGTATTCCTTCAAATCCAAAAGAATATGTAGAATATGGCAATATGTTTGTAAAAGCAAGAGCATCTTATGCAGCTATAAAAGATTCTGTAGATGTAGTTTTTGGGTTAACGCATGTAAAGGTTGCTAACGATAAAAGAATTGCAAAGTTAATTCCAGATTTGCCTTTAATTATGGGAGGTCATGAGCATACAAATAGTAATAATTTTGTTGGTAATGTTCAAATTTCTAAAGCAGATGCAAATGCAAAAACAGTTTTTATTCATAGAATTTCTTATGATAAAAAAACTAAAAAGATCGTTGTAAAATCTGAATTAAAAGAAATTAATTCATCCATAAAAACAGATGAAAAAGTTGGTGAAGTAGTTGCTAAATGGCAAAATATTCTTGAAACTAAAATTAAAGAAGTGATACCGAACCCAGATGAGGTAATTTATAAAACTGAAATTCCTTTAGACGGAAGAGATACTCCAATAAGAAGTTCACAAACAAATTTAGGGCAAATAATTACAAAAGCAATGTCTTTTTCTTATGATGATACTGTAGATTGTGCTATTGTAAATGGAGGTTCTATAAGAATTGATGATCAATTAAGAGGTAGCATTACACCTGTAGATATTTTTAGAGTTTTACCTTATGGAGGTGCAATTGTAAAAGTGAAAATAAAAGGAAGATTGTTAAAACGCGTTTTAGATTATGGCGTTTTAGCCAAAGGAACTGGCGCATATTTACATCGTTTTAATATTGAAAAAGTAGAGGAGAATTGGATGATTAAAGATAAAACTTTAAACAGCAACCAAATCTATACAGTAGCCTTTTCAGATTACCTTTTAAAAGGTTTTGATATTCCTTTTTTATCAGATAAAAATAAAGAAGTTCTTTCTGTTTATCATCCCAAAGAGAGTGAATTATCTTTCGATATTCGCAAGGCTGTTGTAGAATACTTAAAGTTAGAAACAAAAAAAAGTGCTATTGATTAG
- a CDS encoding LTA synthase family protein — MFKKIPNYIKYIFTNVFFLFVFTAIFRVLFYSYFAQLEDVSSEEIRKAFWLGFRFDIKLAVLTFFPLAILVLITNYRFFKNNIYKTIATIYLILAYLILTLFFLFDFGYYDYLSIRLDASSLRFLSNLKISSQVLVESYPIYKGIFGLLVLCFLIYKFSKFLFHQFENQKNTISKKIKAVYFIGTFLLLSFGIYNSINHYPLRWSEAFFSKKNAVNQFALNPVLYFFDSFAYRSEGVNMEEFNKYYPVIAEHLDLPKDSVSFERKVVFDSTFTKKPNVVIVMMESVGVKPMSFYGNAINSTPKMDSILKNSLNFSNFYVHKSGTAASVFASITGLPDIEDVRTASRNPLIQDQRIIFDQFKDYEKLYFLGGSANWANIRGVFQANINGLKIFEEGSYETENRADVWGIDDYELFKESNKELEKLHQKDKPFIAYIQTASNHIPFTVPDEKESYKTLEENEVSENNLKASGFKSVAQLNALRYLDFNVNRFLERAKKSGYYDNTIFAFFGDHNTAMNATEKYSKEYDLNIQLQHVPFFIHAPKYVQPKTITKNGKLVDLFPTLANLAKLNHTNYTLGNNLLDSTNTKNASFVYLKINGEPAAGLIQDSLYYSKTTITKTNGLYNLNKKDLKDIKNDNPIITKKMDSLLEAFYHSTKYLYFNNKKR; from the coding sequence ATGTTTAAAAAAATACCTAATTATATAAAATACATTTTTACAAATGTTTTTTTCTTGTTTGTTTTTACAGCCATTTTTAGAGTGCTATTTTATAGTTACTTTGCACAGCTAGAAGATGTCTCTTCTGAAGAAATTAGAAAAGCATTTTGGTTGGGTTTTCGTTTTGATATTAAGTTAGCGGTTCTAACTTTTTTTCCGTTAGCAATTTTAGTATTGATAACAAATTATCGTTTTTTTAAGAACAATATATATAAGACAATAGCCACTATTTATTTAATTCTTGCCTATTTAATTTTAACACTTTTCTTTTTATTCGATTTCGGTTATTACGATTATTTAAGCATACGTTTAGACGCATCTTCTCTTCGTTTTTTAAGTAATTTAAAAATTTCTAGCCAGGTATTGGTTGAAAGTTATCCTATTTACAAAGGGATATTTGGGCTTTTAGTTCTGTGCTTTCTTATTTACAAATTTTCTAAATTTTTATTTCACCAGTTTGAAAACCAGAAAAATACAATTTCAAAAAAAATAAAAGCTGTATATTTTATTGGTACTTTTTTGTTATTATCGTTCGGAATTTATAACAGTATTAATCATTATCCTTTGCGTTGGAGCGAAGCTTTTTTCTCAAAGAAAAATGCTGTTAATCAATTTGCTTTGAACCCAGTTTTATACTTTTTTGACAGTTTTGCATACAGAAGTGAAGGTGTAAATATGGAAGAATTCAATAAATATTATCCAGTTATTGCAGAACATTTAGATTTACCAAAAGATAGCGTTTCTTTTGAAAGAAAAGTAGTTTTTGATTCCACTTTTACTAAAAAACCAAACGTTGTTATTGTTATGATGGAATCTGTTGGCGTAAAGCCAATGAGTTTCTATGGAAATGCTATAAATAGCACTCCAAAAATGGATTCAATTTTAAAAAACAGTCTTAATTTTTCTAACTTTTACGTTCATAAATCTGGAACAGCAGCAAGTGTTTTTGCGAGTATAACAGGTTTACCAGACATTGAAGATGTTAGAACTGCTTCAAGGAATCCGTTAATTCAAGATCAGAGAATTATTTTTGATCAATTTAAAGATTATGAAAAACTCTATTTTCTTGGGGGAAGTGCAAATTGGGCGAATATTAGAGGCGTTTTTCAAGCAAATATAAACGGCTTAAAAATATTTGAAGAAGGAAGTTATGAAACCGAAAATAGAGCCGATGTTTGGGGTATAGACGATTATGAACTTTTTAAAGAATCTAACAAAGAATTAGAAAAACTACATCAAAAAGACAAACCTTTTATTGCATATATTCAAACTGCTTCTAATCATATTCCGTTTACAGTACCAGATGAAAAAGAAAGTTATAAAACTTTGGAGGAAAATGAAGTTTCTGAAAACAATTTAAAAGCTTCTGGTTTTAAGTCTGTAGCACAATTAAACGCTTTAAGGTACTTAGATTTTAATGTGAATCGTTTTTTAGAAAGAGCAAAAAAATCTGGCTATTATGATAATACTATTTTTGCTTTTTTTGGAGATCATAACACTGCTATGAATGCCACAGAGAAATATAGTAAAGAATATGATTTAAATATTCAATTACAACATGTTCCTTTCTTTATTCATGCTCCTAAATACGTTCAACCAAAAACAATAACTAAAAATGGTAAGTTGGTTGATTTGTTCCCTACTCTAGCTAATTTAGCAAAACTAAACCATACAAATTATACGCTAGGAAACAACTTATTAGATTCTACTAATACAAAAAATGCTTCTTTTGTTTACTTAAAAATTAACGGAGAACCTGCTGCTGGATTGATACAAGATAGTTTGTATTATTCTAAAACAACCATTACTAAAACAAACGGGTTGTATAATTTAAATAAGAAAGATTTAAAAGATATTAAAAATGACAACCCTATAATCACTAAAAAAATGGATAGTTTATTGGAAGCATTTTATCATTCTACAAAATATTTATACTTCAATAATAAAAAACGTTAA
- the pheT gene encoding phenylalanine--tRNA ligase subunit beta, which produces MKISYNWLKQFLQTDWDATKTGELLTDLGLEVEGIETKESIKGSLKGIVVGKVLNCIQHPNADRLKVTTVDLGSGEPVQIVCGAPNVAAGQKVPVATIGTTLYDDKGEGFKIKKGKIRGEESHGMICAEDELGLGKGHDGIMVLDETLEVGTPAAEVFNIETDEVFEIGLTPNRSDAMSHFGVARDLKAGLIQKDVKLELISPSVSDFHVDERTLRFDVEVDNKEQAPRYCGITITDIEVKDSPEWIQNRLKAIGITPKNNIVDITNYVLHEVGQPLHAFDAQKIKGNKILVKTLEEGTKFTTLDEVERELSAEDIMICDADSNPLCIAGVFGGLKSGVTENTTSIFLESAYFNPVSVRKTAKRHALNTDASFRFERGIDINMTEYAIKRAALLIEEYAGGKLSSDVSDFYPEKLEDFQVFFSYESAYRLIGQEIPKDTIKNILASLEIKINSETAGGLGLTIPSYRTDVQREADIIEEILRVYGYNNIEFSHKLNTSISFDSNKETKIENIVANQLSALGFNETMANSLTKPEYANLSENINEEANVEMLNPLSNDLKVMRQSLLFSGLESVSYNINRKNNSLKFYEFGKTYHKYSEKYQEDKHLTLFVTGNRTKESWNVAANPSDFFYTKGIITSVLSRLGIDKVKTSPSKQDIFSEGISFGLGKIKLVEFGVVKSSILKEFGIKQEVLFADFNWDTILKLTGNKKIKVSEIQKFPAVKRDLALLLDTKTEFKEVYNLAFQSEKKLLKEVDLFDVYEGDNLPEGKKSYAVSFLLQDETKTLADKQIDKIMQKLQQSFEKNLEAVLR; this is translated from the coding sequence ATGAAAATATCATACAATTGGTTAAAACAATTTTTGCAAACAGATTGGGATGCTACCAAAACTGGAGAATTGTTAACTGATTTAGGTTTAGAAGTAGAAGGAATTGAAACTAAAGAATCTATTAAAGGAAGTTTAAAAGGTATTGTTGTGGGTAAAGTTCTTAATTGTATACAACACCCAAATGCAGATAGATTAAAAGTTACAACTGTAGATTTAGGTTCTGGAGAACCTGTGCAAATTGTTTGCGGAGCACCAAATGTGGCTGCTGGTCAAAAAGTACCTGTAGCAACTATTGGAACAACTTTATATGATGATAAAGGTGAAGGTTTCAAAATTAAAAAAGGAAAAATTAGAGGAGAAGAAAGCCATGGAATGATTTGCGCAGAAGACGAATTAGGTCTTGGAAAAGGTCATGATGGAATTATGGTTCTTGATGAAACTTTAGAAGTTGGAACGCCAGCTGCAGAAGTTTTTAACATAGAAACTGATGAAGTTTTCGAAATAGGATTAACACCAAATAGATCTGATGCAATGAGCCATTTTGGAGTTGCAAGAGATTTAAAAGCAGGTTTAATTCAGAAAGATGTAAAATTAGAATTAATTTCTCCTTCTGTGAGTGATTTTCATGTAGATGAAAGAACTTTACGTTTTGATGTTGAGGTTGATAATAAAGAACAAGCTCCTAGATATTGTGGAATTACTATTACAGATATTGAAGTAAAAGATTCGCCAGAATGGATTCAAAATAGATTAAAAGCTATTGGTATAACTCCAAAAAATAATATTGTAGACATTACAAATTATGTGCTACATGAAGTTGGGCAACCTTTGCATGCTTTTGATGCTCAAAAAATTAAAGGAAATAAAATTCTTGTTAAAACCTTAGAAGAAGGTACAAAGTTTACCACTTTAGATGAAGTTGAAAGAGAATTATCTGCAGAAGATATTATGATTTGCGATGCAGATTCTAATCCGCTTTGTATTGCTGGAGTTTTTGGTGGATTAAAATCTGGAGTTACAGAAAACACAACTTCTATCTTTTTAGAAAGTGCGTATTTTAACCCAGTTTCTGTTAGAAAAACGGCAAAAAGACACGCTTTAAATACTGATGCTTCTTTTCGTTTTGAACGTGGAATTGACATAAACATGACAGAATATGCAATAAAACGAGCAGCTTTGTTAATTGAAGAATATGCTGGAGGTAAATTGTCTTCAGACGTTTCAGATTTTTATCCAGAGAAATTAGAAGATTTTCAAGTGTTTTTCTCTTACGAAAGTGCTTACAGATTAATTGGTCAAGAAATTCCTAAAGACACAATTAAAAATATTTTAGCTTCTTTAGAAATTAAAATTAATAGTGAAACAGCAGGAGGTTTAGGTTTAACAATTCCTTCTTACAGAACAGATGTTCAAAGAGAAGCAGATATTATTGAAGAAATTTTAAGAGTTTATGGATATAATAATATAGAGTTTTCACATAAATTAAATACTTCAATTTCTTTTGATTCTAATAAAGAAACTAAAATTGAAAATATTGTTGCAAATCAGTTAAGTGCTTTAGGTTTTAATGAAACCATGGCAAATTCATTGACAAAGCCAGAATATGCAAACTTATCTGAAAACATCAATGAAGAAGCTAATGTAGAGATGTTAAATCCGTTAAGTAACGATTTAAAAGTAATGCGTCAATCTTTACTTTTTAGTGGTTTAGAATCGGTTTCTTACAATATTAACAGAAAGAATAATTCATTAAAGTTTTATGAGTTTGGTAAAACTTACCATAAATATTCAGAAAAATACCAAGAAGATAAACACTTAACACTTTTTGTTACTGGAAACAGAACGAAAGAAAGCTGGAATGTTGCAGCAAATCCATCAGATTTTTTCTATACAAAAGGAATTATTACATCTGTTTTAAGTAGATTAGGTATTGATAAAGTAAAAACATCACCATCAAAACAGGATATTTTTTCTGAAGGAATTAGCTTTGGTTTAGGGAAGATTAAGTTGGTAGAATTTGGAGTAGTAAAAAGTTCTATTTTAAAAGAATTCGGAATTAAACAAGAAGTACTTTTTGCTGATTTTAATTGGGATACTATTTTAAAATTAACAGGAAATAAGAAAATAAAAGTATCAGAAATTCAGAAATTCCCTGCTGTAAAGCGCGATTTAGCTTTATTGTTAGACACAAAAACAGAATTTAAAGAAGTGTATAATTTGGCATTTCAATCTGAAAAAAAACTTCTAAAAGAAGTAGATTTATTTGATGTCTATGAAGGAGATAATTTACCTGAAGGTAAAAAATCTTATGCTGTTAGTTTTTTATTACAAGATGAAACTAAAACATTAGCAGACAAACAAATAGATAAAATAATGCAGAAATTACAGCAATCTTTCGAAAAGAATTTAGAAGCTGTTTTAAGATAA
- a CDS encoding LysE family translocator, whose protein sequence is MLETLISFAIATSVLSISPGPDNIFVLTQSIVNGRKFGIATVFGLMSGCLIHTTLVAFGVSTIIKENPNIFFVIKLFGAGYLLYLAYKVYKSDADITFSTENVQHKTTLQLFKTGFLMNVLNPKVTIFFLAFFPQFLFSETISTVVQFYILGFIFILVSFIVFGSIAVLAGSISAYLKQHKKIGLYLKWAQIIVFTLIAVLILI, encoded by the coding sequence ATGTTAGAAACCCTTATTTCTTTTGCAATAGCAACTTCGGTTTTATCTATTTCTCCTGGCCCAGATAATATTTTTGTTTTAACACAAAGTATTGTAAACGGAAGAAAATTTGGTATAGCGACTGTTTTTGGGTTGATGTCTGGTTGTCTTATTCACACAACTTTAGTAGCGTTTGGTGTTTCTACTATTATTAAAGAAAATCCGAATATCTTTTTTGTTATTAAACTTTTTGGGGCAGGATATTTGCTGTATTTGGCTTATAAAGTTTATAAAAGTGATGCAGATATTACATTTTCAACAGAAAACGTACAACACAAAACAACTCTACAATTATTTAAAACTGGGTTTCTAATGAATGTTTTAAACCCAAAAGTAACAATTTTCTTTTTGGCTTTTTTTCCACAGTTTTTGTTTTCTGAAACAATATCAACTGTAGTTCAGTTTTACATTCTTGGTTTTATATTTATTCTAGTTTCCTTTATTGTGTTTGGAAGTATTGCTGTTTTAGCGGGAAGTATATCAGCATATCTAAAACAACACAAAAAAATAGGATTGTATTTAAAATGGGCGCAAATTATTGTGTTTACATTAATTGCAGTTCTAATTTTGATTTAG
- a CDS encoding quinone-dependent dihydroorotate dehydrogenase, with protein MYKLIIRPILFLFDPEKVHYFTFSLIRFLCKIPFVASVFRSLYQVNDKRLEKTLLGLTFKNPVGLAAGFDKNAVLYNELANFGFGFIEIGTVTPKGQVGNPKKRLFRLKDDQGIINRMGFNNEGVEEAINNLKKNKHKVIIGGNIGKNTQTSPENYTKDYLEVFKELHPFVDYFVLNVSCPNVGSHAKLNDKDYLVELITECQKENNLFKIKKPILLKIAPDLNDIQLDEIIELVAETKIDGVIASNTSTNRANLKASKERLAAIGNGGISGQPIKNQSTKVIKYLADNSNKSFPIIGVGGIHSAEDALEKLNAGADLVQVYTGFIYEGPSLLKRINKAVLKNL; from the coding sequence ATGTACAAACTAATAATTCGTCCAATTTTATTTTTATTCGATCCAGAAAAGGTTCATTATTTTACTTTTTCTTTAATTAGATTTTTATGTAAAATCCCTTTTGTTGCTTCAGTTTTTAGAAGTTTATACCAGGTAAATGATAAGCGTTTAGAGAAAACTTTATTAGGTCTTACATTTAAAAATCCTGTTGGTTTAGCTGCTGGTTTCGATAAAAATGCAGTTTTATATAACGAACTAGCAAACTTTGGTTTTGGTTTTATAGAAATTGGTACAGTAACTCCTAAAGGTCAAGTTGGTAATCCTAAAAAAAGATTATTTCGTTTAAAAGACGATCAAGGAATTATCAATAGAATGGGTTTTAATAATGAAGGAGTAGAAGAAGCAATTAATAACTTAAAGAAAAACAAACACAAAGTTATTATTGGTGGAAATATTGGTAAAAACACACAAACTTCCCCAGAAAATTATACAAAAGATTACCTCGAAGTTTTTAAAGAATTGCATCCTTTTGTAGATTATTTTGTGCTAAATGTTAGTTGCCCTAACGTTGGAAGTCACGCAAAACTAAATGATAAAGATTACTTGGTAGAGTTAATTACTGAATGCCAAAAAGAGAATAATTTATTTAAAATTAAAAAGCCAATTTTATTAAAAATCGCACCAGATTTGAACGATATTCAATTAGATGAAATTATAGAATTGGTTGCAGAAACTAAAATTGACGGAGTAATAGCTTCTAACACATCTACAAATAGAGCCAATTTAAAAGCCTCTAAAGAACGTTTAGCTGCAATTGGAAATGGAGGTATAAGTGGACAACCAATAAAAAATCAAAGCACAAAAGTTATTAAATATTTAGCAGATAATTCTAACAAGTCGTTTCCAATAATTGGAGTAGGAGGAATTCATTCTGCAGAAGATGCTTTAGAAAAATTAAATGCTGGTGCAGATTTAGTACAAGTCTACACTGGTTTTATTTATGAAGGCCCAAGTTTACTTAAAAGAATTAATAAAGCTGTTTTGAAAAATTTATAA